The Aspergillus oryzae RIB40 DNA, chromosome 5 genome segment AGAGcttctcgaagaacttcggTCTCTACGGCCAGCGTGTCGGTGCTTTCCACTATGTCCTGAACGACGGTGCCCAGAACCTCCGCGACATTGTCGTCAACAACCTCTGTCACTTCATCCGTGGAGAGTACTCCATGGGTCCCACCGGTGGATGCAGCATCGTTAAGAAGGTCCTGACTGACGAAGAACTCACTGCCCAGTGGCATGAAGATCTGAAGGTCATGAGCTCCCGTATCAGAACCATGAGACAGGCACTATACAATGAGCTCATCAAACTCGAGACCCCCGGAACATGGAGACACATCGTTGAACAGGTAATAACAAAACTACCCATAACCACTTTTGACACCGTCCCAAGCCAAGACTAACATTTTTTACCTTCCAGAACGGAATGTTCTCCTACACCGGCCTGACCCCCTCTCAAGTCTACGCTCTGAAGGACAAGTATCACATTTACCTTCTCAAATCCGGCAGAGCCTCCATCAGCGGCCGTAAGTCATTTATTTCATCCACCGCgcaagaagaatgtctttACTAATAAACTATTTCCACACAGTGAGCGAGAAGAATGTCACCTACGTAGCTCAGGCTATCAACGACGTTGTCCGCAACGTCAACTAAGCATGTATTGTTATGCTGATGATTACAACGAGGAACGAAAcaaaacaaggaaagaaaaaaacaagcGACGCTCAGTACATATCTAACGTGTCTTTGTCGTACATATGAGGATTCAAAGCATATCGGCGCAATAGTTGGCATTCTTTACTTGCATTTTATGTGAAGGTCGGGAAGGGTCCTTCCATGCCAGGGGACATTGTCAGATAGTATGATGTACGTGTACTGGAGTGTGCACGACAGGATAGATGTACTTCTtgattagatatatatatagcatttCAAATGATCATGGAAATTTACGATGAGATCAACAGAAACCCTACTATATAATATGGAGAACTTTATAATATCAGATAAATCCTGCAGCATTAGAAGCTACCTCTATAATACAAACAAGACACAAGAGCGCAGAAGGGGTAAGATATGAAATGTATAAAAGAGGCATACATTAGGAAACGTCGTGCCGCGAGAGACTCATCTACTAGCATATTGGCTATACAATTACAGACTTCGATGAACTTCAAGTCTTGAACAGCAtaagaagaggaggaaaagaaaacagggaaAAGAGACATAAGGAAAACGCTCACATAGACCCATTAAAGAGGGACTTCATTGAAGTCcccttcgccttcttttcccttgcccttcttcacctcatcACCTGATGactcttcttttgtttcttctacCTTCTCTTGtgcatcctcttccttctcttcattatcAGCCTTATCCTCTTTCTCAGATGAACCTGCTGTTTCCGCGGCATCGGCATCCCCATTTTGCTCGGCATGGCCGTTAGGGGTCGGCTCCGGGGACGCTGCAGCCTCGCTCTCATccttgggaggaggcggcggaggctgttcatcttcatcatccgaaGGTCCTTCCGAGTCCTCAGCTCTCGGTTGACCGCTCATGCCGGCGCCAGGGAACGGAGTAATTGGTGGCTCAGCGATAGACTCCTGTCTCTCTCGTGTCGGCTGAGGCTGGAGACTCAGTCTCGACTGGGACTGGGACTGAGACTGGATATGATTCTGTGTGTTGGCAGTCATGGTAGACATGGTACGCTGATGTTGTGTTGACGCATGAATAGGACCCAGCTGTCTGGCCTTGGGGTCGGCATTTAGATAGTAGCCACGGACACTCACGATAGTGCCCTCAGCTTCACACGCATCGACCCATTCCGGCGTCACGACGGGGATATTCatctcaacagccttctcccaCAGCGGGCCTTTCCCTTCCGTGCACACGAAGTGAGTCGTATCGATGCGGACTGTATCGATCAGCTTGCCGCCGATGCGATCCAGCGCAGCACCAAGtgcctccttctgctgtTCCGGCAGAACACCCGCCGTAACCGTGATACCGGAGAGATCGGTCATCTTGTGCGTCCGACATGTCAGCTTCTCTGACTGGTATGTGCCGGCGGTTGTGCGCAGGACCAAGTGGAAGGTGTATTCGGTGTGGATTGCCAGTCCGCTGATCTTGGTGGAGCGTGTCTCGAGGGGTCGCGGGATGGATCCGGCTTTGGAGCCATTGCGATAGAGTGAGAGGGATTTCAGAGATGCTGTGGCCAGGTCGATCGGATCCCACTCCAGTACTAGCGAAGTCTGGGTTGCGTTGCGGAGTCGCAGTATCGGCGGGGAGGGCGTTTTGACGCCGTATGTGCTGAGGATGCGTTTCTGAAGACTTTGGAATCCGGTGGcgctggcttcttcggcggagTGATTGCGCGCTACGGTGATGTCGACGATGCTGCCGGATGTGATGTTGTTAGGGAGGAGAACGGAGGGAAACTCGATCTGTAATTGTAGCGTTAGTACTTGCGAAATGGACAAGTATTGGAACTGTCGCAAATGCAGTGATGTTGTTCCATGGTTGAATAGATGAGTCAGAGATCGAGGGGTCTCAAAGGGGTGAAACAGTCGCATCAATTGCAGCAAGAGAGGGGACGACTTACCAGTCGGTTATCCTGTGTCAAGAGGACGGCGACTCCAGCGTCTACCTTGCCCACTGTCAAGGAGACCAGCATCTtggaagataagaaaaagaagttAATCGATTATTGATGGCGCataaaagaaagataagattGGGTAATAAGAAAGGGTTGATTGATATCTTGGGAGGTTAGTGCTACAACTGCTTCTAGTCCGTTGTTGTCTTCTTGCTTCCAGGCCTCGAGAGGATCGGCAAGTTAGCGAATGTGCCAAGGAGGCAGTGCCGCGCGTTATATCTCCGAGTCCCTGTACTTATGGGGAATGTCCTCCACTATTCTTGTTTACTCAGTCATGTTTTATATGATTGCTCGCAAATGATGGGCTTGTGCTACCACATTTGAAGCAATTATTATCCTCAATGGACTTAGAGAATAAGGATCAGATCCAGTTGACAACCAACAACGTCACACGaccacaatatatatacattccTTGGATtaattactactactattgTTTCTTTGGGAATTCTTAATTGACACCTTGACGCCCTCATTTCGCACCGTTTTCGGGTGGTCTCCCTTGTTCCTGTTCTGTATCAAGGAATCGACGAGAGTATTCATATCCGCCTGGACTGTAGCATAATCTTCTTGGACACACTGCGGGCGGACAAGGATGTCGACGGATCCTACCAAATTATCACCCTCTCCATCTGATACTGCGGCACCTTCACCAGAGCTTGGTCTTATCCTTCTGCCCTCAGTATCAAAGCCGCGCTCCTTCAATGCGCGCTGAAACGCTATCCGGACCCTCCGTGCACACCATGACCGGACCACTCGcttttgctgctgcagatgtTGTAGAGATACTCTCCACCATAATGTAGTCCGATCACGGGTGGCATATAAATGTTGAATTTTGAACCGGATAGGATTGGTCGGAGAAGCTAGGTACCGGGAAGCGATAGGAGATATGACATGCTTCGGAACATACCGCAGAGTAAACTGCTTTGTTGATGCGAGGAACTTCATGTCTAAGGTGACTAGGTAGCCAAGAAAcagccttgctcttctggctAGGAAATATGAGACTGGGACCTAGGGCACTGACGCTAGACGGTGTCACCTTCCCTTCATTGTTCAGCTAGATGAAACCAGCTCTTCTAGCGGTGGTAGGAGGTAGCGCGCAGTTATTTGTGTCGGAAACCTTTCAAGGAATCAAATGTCAAAGAGGTAAGAGGTAAAATAAACGTAtggttctttcttcatggaaCTGGATTCATCGATTTTGACCCAAATCGGACGATTTCCATTTATTTTTCtgccaaaagaaacaatcCAGGCGGTAACGGTAACCAGCTTTCATTGGCCGACCCCTGTAGGCGGCCTTAGGCATGACTCAGGCCGCCACGC includes the following:
- a CDS encoding putative chitin biosynthesis protein (Chs5) (low-complexity), with amino-acid sequence MLVSLTVGKVDAGVAVLLTQDNRLIEFPSVLLPNNITSGSIVDITVARNHSAEEASATGFQSLQKRILSTYGVKTPSPPILRLRNATQTSLVLEWDPIDLATASLKSLSLYRNGSKAGSIPRPLETRSTKISGLAIHTEYTFHLVLRTTAGTYQSEKLTCRTHKMTDLSGITVTAGVLPEQQKEALGAALDRIGGKLIDTVRIDTTHFVCTEGKGPLWEKAVEMNIPVVTPEWVDACEAEGTIVSVRGYYLNADPKARQLGPIHASTQHQRTMSTMTANTQNHIQSQSQSQSRLSLQPQPTRERQESIAEPPITPFPGAGMSGQPRAEDSEGPSDDEDEQPPPPPPKDESEAAASPEPTPNGHAEQNGDADAAETAGSSEKEDKADNEEKEEDAQEKVEETKEESSGDEVKKGKGKEGEGDFNEVPL